The following are encoded together in the Zingiber officinale cultivar Zhangliang chromosome 8A, Zo_v1.1, whole genome shotgun sequence genome:
- the LOC122009326 gene encoding glucomannan 4-beta-mannosyltransferase 1-like, with translation MKRDFGLFHDHHRLFGGDGMVIALWRCIRVPVVVPLLRASVYVCTAMSVMLFAERVYMAMVILVVKVLRLKRYTKYRVENARKKIEANKSHPMVLVQIPMFNEKEVYRLSIGAACSMSWPSNKIIVQVLDDSTDLSVREMVEQECRSWESKGVHIKYEFRTSRSGYKAGALREGLEKPYAGDCEFVAIFDADFQPDPDYLWRTIPFLLSNPDLALVQARWKFVNADECMLTRLQEMSLDYHFSVEQEVGSSTYSFFGFNGTAGVWRMQALANAGGWKDRTTVEDMDLAVRASLKGWKFVFIGDLSVKNELPSTFKAYRFQQHRWSCGPANLFRKMFKEIIYCKRVSAWKKFHLIYAFFFVRKIVAHFVTFFFYCVIIPACVLLPDVRLPKFVAVYIPSATTLLNAICTPRSFHLIIFWILFENVMAMHRAKATIIGLFETNRVYEWIVTAKLGNASRNKSSSRSQKRYQCHIVERIHMMEILMDIFLLYCSIYDIMFGHDLFYVYLFIQSMAFFIVGFGYVGVYVPN, from the exons ATGAAGAGGGACTTCGGGTTGTTCCATGACCACCATCGCCTCTTCGGGGGCGATGGAATGGTTATCGCGTTGTGGAGGTGCATCAGGGTGCCGGTGGTGGTGCCGTTGCTCCGGGCTTCCGTCTATGTCTGCACTGCCATGTCGGTGATGTTGTTCGCGGAGAGGGTGTACATGGCCATGGTGATCCTAGTGGTGAAGGTGTTGAGGTTGAAGAGGTACACTAAGTATAGAGTTGAGAACGCGAGGAAGAAGATTGAGGCCAACAAGTCACACCCAATGGTACTAGTACAAATCCCCATGTTCAATGAGAAAGAG GTTTATCGTCTCTCGATCGGCGCCGCCTGCTCGATGTCATGGCCATCGAACAAGATCATCGTCCAAGTCCTCGACGACTCAACCGATCTCTCCGTCAGG GAAATGGTGGAGCAAGAGTGCAGGTCGTGGGAATCCAAGGGCGTCCACATCAAGTACGAGTTCCGCACCAGCCGGAGCGGATACAAGGCCGGCGCCCTCCGCGAAGGCCTGGAGAAGCCCTACGCCGGCGACTGTGAGTTCGTCGCCATCTTCGACGCCGACTTCCAACCTGACCCCGACTACTTGTGGCGGACCATCCCCTTTCTGCTCTCTAATCCCGACCTCGCCCTGGTTCAGGCAAGGTGGAAGTTTG TGAATGCTGATGAATGCATGCTGACACGCCTCCAAGAGATGTCCCTGGATTACCATTTTAGTGTGGAGCAAGAAGTGGGATCGTCGACTTACTCATTCTTCGGATTCAATG GGACTGCTGGAGTGTGGAGGATGCAAGCCCTGGCTAATGCCGGTGGATGGAAAGATCGAACCACTGTGGAAGACATGGATTTGGCTGTTAGGGCCTCCTTGAAAGGCTGGAAGTTTGTGTTCATTGGAGACCTATCA GTGAAAAATGAGCTACCGAGCACGTTCAAGGCGTATAGATTTCAGCAGCACAGGTGGTCATGTGGCCCTGCAAATTTGTTCAGGAAGATGTTCAAAGAGATAATATACTGCAAG AGGGTTTCAGCATGGAAGAAATTTCATCTGATCTACGCATTCTTCTTTGTGAGGAAGATAGTTGCACACTTTGTgaccttcttcttctattgtgtGATCATTCCAGCCTGCGTTCTGCTGCCAGATGTTCGTCTTCCAAAGTTTGTAGCTGTTTATATTCCATCTGCAACCACTCTACTCAATGCCATCTGCACTCCAAG GTCCTTTCATCTCATCATCTTCTGGATCTTGTTCGAGAATGTCATGGCGATGCACAGAGCAAAGGCAACCATAATAGGGCTTTTCGAAACCAATCGTGTCTACGAGTGGATTGTCACCGCAAAGCTAGGGAACGCTTCGAGAAACAAGAGCAGTTCCAGGTCACAGAAAAGATATCAATGCCACATAGTAGAAAG GATTCATATGATGGAGATCTTAATGGACATATTTCTCTTATACTGCTCAATCTACGACATTATGTTTGGTCATGATCTCTTCTATGTCTATTTGTTCATCCAATCTATGGCATTCTTCATCGTCGGATTTGGCTACGTTGGTGTATATGTTCCCAACTGA
- the LOC122009327 gene encoding heavy metal-associated isoprenylated plant protein 3-like: MAKKKKQQPNDGVALASGNAAAEATDEGGGENEEKNEGGDGGKPEKNDGGSITVVLKVDMHCEGCSKKVIKSVRGVQGVEAVMADAGIGKLTVVGKLDPWKLRDHVEAKSHKKVDLISPTNFPKNADKARKPSAAKQTDEKKHQEKLVVTMATLKIRLHCEGCIRRIRKTILKIKGVESVVFDTQTDQVIVKGTMDAKALPEKLKTKMKRDVVVVQPKKESGGGNKKEKGGAGEEEEKKKKEKEGGEGEKKKKKDNGEGEKKNKDGGEEKKKGGKGGGGGAGEKKEEETVKAATVGAAPAGHAMEYYGEYGYRFEMVHAPQLFSDENPNSCSVM, from the exons ATGGCAAAG AAGAAGAAGCAGCAGCCCAACGACGGGGTGGCGTTGGCATCTGGCAACGCTGCGGCGGAGGCGACGGACGAAGGCGGAGGAGAAAACGAGGAGAAGAACGAAGGCGGAGACGGTGGAAAACCGGAGAAGAACGACGGAGGAAGCATTACCGTCGTCTTGAAGGTCGATATGCATTGCGAGGGATGCTCGAAAAAggtcatcaaatccgtccgaggcGTACAAG GGGTGGAGGCCGTCATGGCGGACGCCGGGATTGGGAAGCTAACGGTGGTGGGGAAGCTGGATCCATGGAAGCTTCGAGATCATGTGGAGGCGAAGAGTCACAAGAAGGTTGACCTCATCTCACCGACCAACTTCCCCAAGAACGCCGACAAAGCCAGAAAACCCTCCGCCGCCAAGCAAACCGACGAGAAGAAGCACCAGGAAAAA CTGGTGGTGACGATGGCGACGCTTAAAATTCGATTGCACTGCGAAGGATGCATCCGTCGAATCCGCAAGACCATCCTCAAGATCAAag GTGTCGAGAGCGTCGTCTTCGACACGCAGACGGATCAGGTGATTGTGAAGGGGACGATGGACGCGAAGGCTCTGCCGGAGAAGCTGAAGACGAAGATGAAGCGGGACGTCGTGGTGGTGCAGCCTAAGAAGGAGAGCGGCGGAGGCAATAAGAAGGAGAAAGGTGGAGCcggcgaggaggaggagaagaagaagaaggagaaggaaggcggcgagggggagaagaagaagaagaaggacaacGGCGAAGGGGAGAAGAAGAATAAGGACGGCggcgaggagaaaaagaaaggcGGCAAGGGAGGAGGCGGCGGTGCAggggagaagaaggaggaggagactGTGAAGGCAGCGACGGTGGGGGCGGCGCCGGCGGGACACGCGATGGAGTACTACGGAGAGTATGGTTACCGCTTCGAGATGGTTCACGCCCCGCAGTTGTTCAGCGACGAGAATCCCAACTCGTGCTCCGTAATGTGA